The Chloroflexaceae bacterium DNA window CGCCGGCAGCGTAGAAAAGATGCAATGCCATATCAGGCGCTGCCCGTGCGGCTGCCTGCACCAGTTCGCGGGTATACCGGCCAATTCCGGCGCCCTGCCATATCCCCGCTGTGAAGTCGATCCCGATCCGCATCATGCTATTTCCGCCGGCTGAGCAAGTACAGGATAAAGCCAAAGACGACGATGCTCCAGAAATTGATCAGCCGGTCGAGGAGGGTTACAGCGCCCCCCAGACTGGCGGCGATCCCGAAGAGTGTAAGCACGGCGGTGATCGTTCCTTCCACCACTCCTAACCCGGCTGGGGTAATCGGCAAGGCCGTCAACAAGGATGAAGCCAGCGCCACGAAGATAATCGCCGCCAGTGTCAGGCTGAGACCCGTGTGGTTCAACGACTGGATCACGAACCATAGCCGGAAGCCTTCGAGCAACCAGATCGCGC harbors:
- a CDS encoding flippase-like domain-containing protein, whose product is TFGTIFAERLLDMIGLFGLLVLSGYLTFGARMPEGTQIVFLFGGLLVVIIVSGLAGMRWLGPQIRWFIPRRLHRVYGNFEQSALKSFKPAILPRLFAFTGAIWLLEGFRLWFVIQSLNHTGLSLTLAAIIFVALASSLLTALPITPAGLGVVEGTITAVLTLFGIAASLGGAVTLLDRLINFWSIVVFGFILYLLSRRK
- a CDS encoding glycosyltransferase family 1 protein, with translation MMRIGIDFTAGIWQGAGIGRYTRELVQAAARAAPDMALHLFYAAGGLDPQSPFARYAHALAAAHPNITLRPIPISPRLLTILWQRLRL